The proteins below come from a single Panulirus ornatus isolate Po-2019 chromosome 22, ASM3632096v1, whole genome shotgun sequence genomic window:
- the LOC139756625 gene encoding uncharacterized protein isoform X1, which yields MRLFNLCVLVVLMVICLFVAFVHPDPPFSRGRKGGRGRGCVSRSCRSRWDRMQMPSEDGGVVEFDRPYYPDQPAPSDGGDSMRNYLHNDILIKPIIIMPGATLSPDVMENLEANQ from the exons ATGCGGCTCTTCAACCTCT gtgtgttggtggtgctgatggtcaTATGCCTCTTCGTGGCCTTCGTCCATCCTGATCCACCATTCAGCCGAG gacgaaaaggaggaagaggacgaggctGTGTATCACGTTCGTGCCGCAGCCGCTGGGATAGGATGCAGATGCCCTCGGAagatggaggtgtggtggagttcGATCGTCCGTATTACCCTGATCAACCTGCCCCTAGTGATGGAGGAGACAGCATGCGGAACTACCTACACAATGATATTTTGATCAAGCCCATCATCAT AATGCCAGGCGCCACCTTATCCCCAGACGTCATGGAGAACCTCGAAGCCAACCAGTAG
- the LOC139756625 gene encoding uncharacterized protein isoform X2, producing the protein MRLFNLCVLVVLMVICLFVAFVHPDPPFSRGGRGRGCVSRSCRSRWDRMQMPSEDGGVVEFDRPYYPDQPAPSDGGDSMRNYLHNDILIKPIIIMPGATLSPDVMENLEANQ; encoded by the exons ATGCGGCTCTTCAACCTCT gtgtgttggtggtgctgatggtcaTATGCCTCTTCGTGGCCTTCGTCCATCCTGATCCACCATTCAGCCGAG gaggaagaggacgaggctGTGTATCACGTTCGTGCCGCAGCCGCTGGGATAGGATGCAGATGCCCTCGGAagatggaggtgtggtggagttcGATCGTCCGTATTACCCTGATCAACCTGCCCCTAGTGATGGAGGAGACAGCATGCGGAACTACCTACACAATGATATTTTGATCAAGCCCATCATCAT AATGCCAGGCGCCACCTTATCCCCAGACGTCATGGAGAACCTCGAAGCCAACCAGTAG